A stretch of Kryptolebias marmoratus isolate JLee-2015 linkage group LG24, ASM164957v2, whole genome shotgun sequence DNA encodes these proteins:
- the LOC108238416 gene encoding disks large homolog 1 isoform X11, giving the protein MMTSSVSSSSTSLRPTQKRTLYVRALFDYDGSAADLSAPNQPLPFHFGDILHVSSAGEEEWWPARHLNQPSPNCPEVGVIPSRRRAEKKERSRLKTVRVTRSQDRSDQDEKELVTSGTSDNESISSGQEEVFLTYQPVMQQEVNYTRPVIVLGPMKDRVNDDLISEFPDKFGSCVPHTTRPRRDYEVDGRDYHFMPSRELMEREIQEHKFIEAGQYNNHLYGTSIQSVREVADKGKHCILDVSGNAIKRLQMAGLHPIAILIKPLNVDNILEMMKRLTEEQARKTFDRAVKLEQEFAEYFTAIVQGSSLDEIHSQVKQIIEEQSGPYIWVSTKERL; this is encoded by the exons ATGATGACCAGCAGTGTCAGCTCCAGCTCCACATCTCTCCGCCCCACACAGAAACGCACACTTTATGTCAG GGCATTGTTTGACTATGATGGAAGTGCAGCAGATCTGAGTGCGCCCAATCAGCCCCTACCATTTCATTTTGGGGATATCCTCCATGTGAGCAGTGCTGGTGAAGAGGAGTGGTGGCCCGCCCGTCACCTCAACCAACCGTCCCCAAACTGCCCCGAAGTTGGAGTCATCCCCAGCCGCAGGAG AGCAGAGAAGAAGGAGAGGTCGAGGCTAAAGACAGTCAGAGTGACGAGGTCTCAGGACAGATCG GATCAGGATGAGAAAG AGCTGGTAACCTCTGGCACCAGCGATAATGAGAGTATTTCCT CTGGCCAGGAGGAGGTCTTCCTCACATACCAACCTGTCATGCAGCAGGAAG TTAATTACACACGGCCAGTCATCGTGCTTGGACCAATGAAAGATCGAGTCAACGATGACCTCATCTCTGAGTTCCCCGACAAGTTTGGATCCTGCGTCCCAC ACACAACACGGCCACGACGAGACTACGAGGTGGACGGCAGAGATTACCACTTCATGCCCTCCAGGGAGCTCATGGAGCGAGAAATTCAGGAACACAAGTTCATAGAGGCAGGACAATATAACAACCATCTGTATGGAACCAGCATCCAGTCTGTTAGAGAAGTCGCTGACAAG GGTAAACACTGCATACTGGACGTATCTGGGAATGCCATAAAGCGTCTGCAGATGGCAGGCCTCCATCCCATCGCTATCCTCATTAAACCACTTAATGTCGACAACATTCT AGAGATGATGAAGCGTTTGACTGAGGAGCAGGCAAGGAAGACTTTCGACAGAGCTGTCAAACTGGAGCAGGAGTTTGCAGAATACTTCACCG CTATCGTCCAGGGCTCATCTCTTGACGAAATTCACTCCCAGGTGAAGCAGATCATCGAGGAGCAGTCTGGTCCGTACATCTGGGTCTCCACCAAGGAGCGActctga